In Papaver somniferum cultivar HN1 chromosome 1, ASM357369v1, whole genome shotgun sequence, a genomic segment contains:
- the LOC113361814 gene encoding F-box/kelch-repeat protein At3g06240-like, translating into MSKLPEDLTIKILVRLPVKSISRFRCVCKQWLKLFSDHNFIKLHFDIATENENLRLMVSGENMFSMMLDSTLHKVNPLQDICHKVIVEIDYPFKSSDHDVMAVMGSCNGLLCIVSNEQTFCIWNPSTGMYKKIPSSFHIELLSHYQLICGFKFGFGYDFHNKEYKFLIILDIGNNHSVAQVYSEGTNSWKPNQLLSYSFAFGNMSGVIVSENLHWIVKHYSRSETRSLVLSFSISDESFQELPLPENVNDSLYVMVGALDGDLCITDYCAGMFSVDVWVMKDYGVDGSWSKLLVIPLPTTMPLPSMVGVKLLHSFKNGEILLWRDNHTLLLYHPKYNESRIVVIGGLPDGLYEIMTFAGSLYSVNSGKCLEQNRIESVATEQRTNLGNKIKNFFTGLMSIFKCFSGMCVGYFQKDAFLYAAIEGSEGRNPSMM; encoded by the exons ATGTCTAAGCTTCCAGAGGATTTAACCATCAAGATACTTGTGAGGCTACCGGTGAAGTCAATATCACGGTTCAGGTGCGTATGCAAGCAATGGCTTAAGTTATTTAGTGATCATAATTTTATTAAACTGCACTTCGACATTGCTACCGAAAATGAAAACTTAAGACTTATGGTTAGTGGGGAAAACATGTTTTCTATGATGTTAGATTCAACACTTCACAAGGTAAATCCCTTACAAGATATATGTCATAAGGTAATTGTCGAGATTGATTACCCGTTCAAATCTAGTGATCATGACGTGATGGCCGTAATGGGTTCTTGCAATGGGTTGCTTTGCATAGTTAGTAATGAACAGACCTTTTGCATTTGGAACCCATCAACAGGTATGTACAAGAAAATACCATCATCATTCCATATTGAATTACTGTCCCATTATCAGCTCATATGTGGATTCAAATTTGGATTTGGCTATGATTTTCATAATAAGGAGTACAAATTTCTAATAATTTTGGATATTGGTAATAATCATTCCGTAGCTCAGGTTTATTCAGAGGGAACGAATTCATGGAAACCGAATCAACTATTATCTTATAGCTTCGCTTTTGGAAATATGTCTGGGGTAATTGTTAGTGAAAATCTTCACTGGATAGTTAAGCATTATTCCAGATCAGAAACTCGGAGCCTTGTGCTTTCATTCAGCATTAGTGATGAATCATTTCAAGAGCTGCCACTTCCAGAAAATGTGAATGATTCGTTGTACGTAATGGTTGGTGCATTGGATGGCGACCTTTGCATCACTGATTATTGTGCTGGTATGTTCAGTGTTGATGTATGGGTAATGAAGGATTACGGAGTGGACGGTTCTTGGAGTAAATTGTTGGTGATTCCTTTACCAACAACTATGCCATTGCCATCCATGGTCGGCGTGAAGCTGTTACATTCCTTTAAGAATGGAGAAATTCTTCTCTGGAGGGATAACCATACCTTGCTTTTGTATCATCCAAAGTACAACGAGTCTAGAATTGTGGTGATCGGTGGCCTTCCTGATGGACTGTATGAGATAATGACATTTGCAGGGAGCTTATATTCAGTTAACTCGGGTAAATGTTTGGAGCAAAATCGAATTGAAAGTGTAGCTACTGAACAAAGAACCAACCtgggaaataaaataaaaaatttctttaCAG GGTTGATGTCCATCTTCAAGTGTTTCAGTGGTATGTGTGTTGGATATTTCCAAAAGGATGCATTTTTGTATGCCGCTATCGAGGGGTCCGAGGGGCGTAACCCCTCCATGATGTGA